The genomic segment TACCGGCTTGATTAACTTTTTTCGCAGTGAGAATAAATTTTAGGGATGATCAGGCAGTTGGCAAAAAGCAGTTGGCAATAAGAAGCTGCCCTTCGGCGGCAGGTGAGTTGGCAATTAAATACATTACTCCAGGCCTCGACAACTAGAAACTCAGCTACTGCAACACTGCAACACTGCATTACTGCATCACAAAAAATCCCGCACACTCAGGAGTTAATTAAACAAAATAAATACCTAATAACTTAAAAATAGCATTATGGAACGCAAAATAACCCTTTCAGAAAATGAAATACCAAGGTTTTATTATAACATCCTGGCTGATATGCCCAATAAACCGCTTCCGCCCCTCCACCCCGGAACAAAGGAACCAATCACGCCGGATATGCTCGAACCCCTGTTTCCCCGTGAACTGATTCTTCAGGAGGTTTCGGGCGAGAGATATATCGAAATTCCGTCCGAGGTCCGTGATATATATACACGCTGGAGGCCAACGCCTTTATTCAGGGCACGAGGGCTTGAGAAACTTCTTGACACACCTGCCCGGATCTTTTATAAATATGAAGGTGTAAGCCCGGCCGGTTCGCACAAACCCAATACTGCGGTGGCCCAGGCATTTTACAACAAGGCCGAAGGCATCCGTCGGATTACAACAGAAACAGGCGCGGGGCAGTGGGGATCAGCGCTTGCCTATGCCTGCCAGATTTTCGGCCTCGAATGCGAAGTGTTCATGGTAAAGGTCAGCTACGATGGTAAACCGTATCGCAAGATCATGATGAATACTTTCGGAGCAAAAGTACATGCTTCGCCATCGGTGCTTACGGGAGCTGGCCGTGCGATCCTTGAATCCGATCCCGGTTCGCACGGAAGCCTTGGAATTGCCATTTCCGAAGCCATTGAACGTACTGCCGGCGACCCGCATACGCATTATGCGCTGGGAAGTGTACTCAACCATGTGTTACTTCACCAGACGGTTATCGGGCAGGAAGCCATTATACAAATGGAAAAGGCCGGTTATATGCCCGATATTGTGGTTGCTCCGTTTGGCGGTGGAAGCAATTTTGCCGGGATTGCTTTTCCGTTTTTACGTCTGAACCTTGCCGAAAATCAGAACATCCGTTTTATTGCTGTTGAACCATCATCCTGTCCTAAACTAACAAGGGGTGAGTTCAGGTATGATTTCGGTGATACCGCCGGTATGACCCCTTTGCTGCCCATGTACACATTAGGGAGCAGTTTTATGCCTTCTCCGATCCATGCCGGTGGATTGCGTTATCACGGGGCTGGTGCGCTGGTGAGCCAATTGCTGAAAGATGGGTTTATTGAAGCTGCTTCCCAAACACAGCAACGCTGTTTCGAAGCCGGAATGGATTTTATTCGTGCCGAAGGAATTATTCCCGCACCTGAAGCAAACCATGCCATTGCCAGCGTAATTGACGAGGCTATTCGCTGCCGTGAAGAAGGTGTGAGCCGTACGATCCTTTTCAATCTTTGCGGACATGGCTATTTTGATATGGCAGCCTATGAAGCTTACCTATCGGGCGAGCTAAGCGATGTTGAGGTTTCGAATGAGGAAATCAGGAAGTCGGTAGCACTGACTGATGTTTTCCAGCCTGAGATGGTTGGGGTTTGAACACTATTTCCGATCTTCTATGTCATCCTGATCCGCCGCGGCCGATCAGGATGACAAGATTTGACTTTTTGAGACAGCCTCTATCTTATTGCTTTTGTCAGTTTGAAATTTTTTTGATCACGACCGGGTTTATAAAAATTGTTAAACCAGTTTTTGTTACATCTTATTGTAGTAATTTGGCTTCTTCAAACTCGGGTACACGCTTAATAGTTTGATTATGCGGCTAAAGCCTTTAAATTTGTTGAACTTCAATTCCGTTGGCTGAAGCCGAGGGCAATTGAATATTTCAATAATCAGGGCTTCAGCCACATTTTACCAATTTTAATTTGCCTATGTCGCAAACCCAATCGTCATTCGTAATTCGTCATTTGTAATTCATTACTCTTAACTCCTTCTCATCATGAAAAACCTCAAAACCCTGACCCTGCTCTTTTTGCTGAGCACGCTTCCTTTCTGCCTTATTGCAGGCAATCCCCTGGAAGTAAAGACCTACAAACTGGCCAATGGCCTTACAGTTTATCTGAATGAAGATCATAGCAAACCCGAAATCTTTGGCGCTGTGATTGTTAAAACCGGAAGTCGCAACGATCCTCAGGATGCCACCGGTATTGCCCATTACTTTGAGCATATTATGTTCAAGGGCACTGATCGCATCGGAACCGTTGACTGGGAATCCGAGAAGATTTATTTAGACAGCATCTCACTGTTTTACGATCGCCTTGCAGAGGCAACCGACGAAAACATTCGTCTGGAAATTCAGCGGGATATAAACCGTTTATCAATTAAAGCCGCAGAATATGCTATCCCTAACGAAACGGATGTTTTATTGCGCGACATTGGAGGAACTGGCCTTAATGCCGGCACAGGTTTCGAGCAAACCGTTTACTATAATTCGTTTCCGGCTTACCAGCTGGAGAAATGGATGGAGATTTATGCTGAGCGGTTCCGCAACCCGGTGTTCAGGTTATTCCAGTCCGAACTCGAAACGGTGTATGAAGAAAAGAACCTTTATAGCGATATCCCGGTTCAGATGATGATAGAGGATTTTTTGCAAACCATGTACAAGGATCACCCATATTCTACACCTATCATCGGCCTGACTGAACATCTGAAAAACCCACGCCTCAGCAAGATGCTGGAATTCTATAATACATGGTATGTGGCCAATAACATGGCGCTGATACTAGCCGGAAGCTTTAACACAGAAGATATTATGCCCATGATAGAGGAGAAATTCGGAAATTGGCGAAGCGCCGAAATGTCCGAACTTCCTGAATATCCCCTGGCTCAGTTTAATAACAGGGAGTTCAAACAAGTTCGTCTGAGCCCAATACGAATAGGTATCATGGGTTTCAGGGCAGTTCCTGCCGGCCACTCCGACGACCAGGCATTGAAAATTGCCACCAAACTTTTATCTAATGGAGCCGGTACCGGAATCTTCGACAAGATGATGATGGAAAATAAAATTATGGCGGTACAGCCCATGGCCTTGCAGGCGCCTGATCATGGAAGCTACCTCATCTTGTTTGTACCTAAAATTATCGGGCAAAGTTTCAAAAAAGCAGAATCCCTGGTTGATGAAGGATTGCTTGCATTGCGAAGCGGCTCGTTTACCGACGAACTCCTTGAAGCCATCAAACTCGAATACCTCAAAGAATATCAGCGCAGCCTCGAAACTGCTGAAAACCGCGTTTACCTGCTGATTGAAGCCTTTACGGAAAACAAAACCTGGGATGATATCATTGAGGAAATGGATGCAATTGAAAAGATTAGCCGCGATGATGTGATCCGGGTTGCAAATGCCTACCTGGGAAATGATCGTCTTGTTTACTGGTCAAAGATGGGGTTCCCAAAGAAAGATAAACTTGAAAAACCCGAATGGGAACCTGTGATCCCGCAAAACGCTGATAAAAAATCGGAGTTTGCCCGCAGGCTCGATGCTTATCCTGAAAGCTGGCCTGAACCCAATTTTATTTCATTTGGCGAGGATGTCAGGTTCGAACCGATCAAAGACGGCTATGACTTCTATCATACCCACAATCCTTACAACGATGTGTTTACGTTGAATATAAAGTACAAGAAGGGAGATTTGCACGATAAATTGCTTTCGAGCGCGGTTCAGTATATAAATCTTGTGGGAACCGATCAAAAGACTTTTCAGGAATACCGGAGCGAACTGCAACAACTTGGTGCTTCATTATCATTTTATAGTGATGATAATTCAGTAACGGTTCAGGTGGATGGTTTTGATGATAAATTTATTCCGACCCTGCAATTGGTTAACGAAATGCTTATAAGTCCCGGAATTGACGATACACAACTGGAGAAATTCCTCCAGGGGATCAAGAGCAATAATAAAATGCGCCGCGATGATCCTATGTCTATTGGCAATGCGCTTTTTAAATACGCATTGTATGCCGATAATGCTGCGGACATCCGCAATATGACCTATAACGAAGCAAAAAAGCTTAAAGGCGAACAGTTGATCTCCTTATTTAGAGAAGTACTTACCTATAACGCGGATATAATTTATACCGGCAGCTTAAAATTTGAGGAAGCCAGAAGCGCCATTGCAGGAAGCATTCAATTAGCAGATAAACCTTTAAGAGCCGATTATATTGAGCTTTCGCGACAGGATTTTTCTGAAAACACAATCTATCTGCATCATAACGGGAAGGCAAGGCAAAGCAACATCAATTTTTATGTTCAGGGCAATGTGCTCAGCGAACAGGATAAGGCGCTCACCAATGCCTTTAACGAATATTTTGGTTCGGGAATGAGTTCGCTGGTTTTCCAGGAAATTCGTGAGTTCCGCTCCTTGTCGTATGCAGCATATGCTGTTTATAATCCGGCATTCCTTAAAACAGGCCCTGCACACTTGATGGGTTACATGAACACACAGAGCGACAAAACTTTGGATGGAATTCAGGCCATGAGCGAACTGATCCTGCAGATGCCATCTAAGCCGGATCGCATGGAAGGCATACGCAAAGCCCTGATGCAATCGGTATACACTTCCCAGCCCGGTTTCCGTGAACTTGGAAACACGGTTGCCCGCTGGCGTATGCAAGGCTATGATTCCGATCCCAGGGAATTTCGCTATTCCATTTACAACCGTATTGATTTCAATGATGTTGTAAAATTTTACAAAGACCAGCTTGGCAACAAACCGTTGCTGATTTCAGTAAGCGGCAACCTCAAAGGCATTGACCGCAAGGAACTTGAGAAATACGGAAAATTGGTGGAATTGAAGTATAAGGATTTTATCAGAGAGTAGTTTTGTAATACTGTGATGCTGCGGTGGGTTTATTGGAGTAGTGAATGGTTAATTGGCTTGCCCGCCGT from the Bacteroidales bacterium genome contains:
- a CDS encoding insulinase family protein — its product is MKNLKTLTLLFLLSTLPFCLIAGNPLEVKTYKLANGLTVYLNEDHSKPEIFGAVIVKTGSRNDPQDATGIAHYFEHIMFKGTDRIGTVDWESEKIYLDSISLFYDRLAEATDENIRLEIQRDINRLSIKAAEYAIPNETDVLLRDIGGTGLNAGTGFEQTVYYNSFPAYQLEKWMEIYAERFRNPVFRLFQSELETVYEEKNLYSDIPVQMMIEDFLQTMYKDHPYSTPIIGLTEHLKNPRLSKMLEFYNTWYVANNMALILAGSFNTEDIMPMIEEKFGNWRSAEMSELPEYPLAQFNNREFKQVRLSPIRIGIMGFRAVPAGHSDDQALKIATKLLSNGAGTGIFDKMMMENKIMAVQPMALQAPDHGSYLILFVPKIIGQSFKKAESLVDEGLLALRSGSFTDELLEAIKLEYLKEYQRSLETAENRVYLLIEAFTENKTWDDIIEEMDAIEKISRDDVIRVANAYLGNDRLVYWSKMGFPKKDKLEKPEWEPVIPQNADKKSEFARRLDAYPESWPEPNFISFGEDVRFEPIKDGYDFYHTHNPYNDVFTLNIKYKKGDLHDKLLSSAVQYINLVGTDQKTFQEYRSELQQLGASLSFYSDDNSVTVQVDGFDDKFIPTLQLVNEMLISPGIDDTQLEKFLQGIKSNNKMRRDDPMSIGNALFKYALYADNAADIRNMTYNEAKKLKGEQLISLFREVLTYNADIIYTGSLKFEEARSAIAGSIQLADKPLRADYIELSRQDFSENTIYLHHNGKARQSNINFYVQGNVLSEQDKALTNAFNEYFGSGMSSLVFQEIREFRSLSYAAYAVYNPAFLKTGPAHLMGYMNTQSDKTLDGIQAMSELILQMPSKPDRMEGIRKALMQSVYTSQPGFRELGNTVARWRMQGYDSDPREFRYSIYNRIDFNDVVKFYKDQLGNKPLLISVSGNLKGIDRKELEKYGKLVELKYKDFIRE
- a CDS encoding TrpB-like pyridoxal phosphate-dependent enzyme, whose amino-acid sequence is MERKITLSENEIPRFYYNILADMPNKPLPPLHPGTKEPITPDMLEPLFPRELILQEVSGERYIEIPSEVRDIYTRWRPTPLFRARGLEKLLDTPARIFYKYEGVSPAGSHKPNTAVAQAFYNKAEGIRRITTETGAGQWGSALAYACQIFGLECEVFMVKVSYDGKPYRKIMMNTFGAKVHASPSVLTGAGRAILESDPGSHGSLGIAISEAIERTAGDPHTHYALGSVLNHVLLHQTVIGQEAIIQMEKAGYMPDIVVAPFGGGSNFAGIAFPFLRLNLAENQNIRFIAVEPSSCPKLTRGEFRYDFGDTAGMTPLLPMYTLGSSFMPSPIHAGGLRYHGAGALVSQLLKDGFIEAASQTQQRCFEAGMDFIRAEGIIPAPEANHAIASVIDEAIRCREEGVSRTILFNLCGHGYFDMAAYEAYLSGELSDVEVSNEEIRKSVALTDVFQPEMVGV